One genomic window of Spirochaetota bacterium includes the following:
- a CDS encoding acyl-CoA dehydrogenase family protein: MDLGLSEEQEILKRSAREFLAEECPKEKVRELDESDEGYSPELWKKIADLGWLGVVFPEEYGGSNGSFMDLVILLEMMGYNILPGPFFSTVILAGLPILNAGNDDQKKQYLSKISSGEAILTLALTEPSISYEASSISTKATAKDGQYIINGTKLFVPDANVADYILCVARTKETSNPEEGISIFIVDAKSLGIKCTLLKTLAHDKQNEIIFKDVTVPKENILGGLDQGWPIIKDLLEKAAVAKCAEMVGGTQAALEMSVQYANERTQFGRPIGTFQAIQHYCANMLIDVDGSRYITYEAAWKISENLPATKETSMAKAWVSDASQRVTMLGHQIHGAMGFTMEHDMHLYYRRAKAAAQAFNDSDYHREIVAREIGL, translated from the coding sequence ATGGACCTTGGTTTAAGTGAAGAACAGGAAATATTAAAAAGATCAGCTCGGGAATTTTTAGCTGAGGAATGTCCAAAGGAGAAGGTGAGAGAGCTGGATGAGAGCGATGAGGGATACTCCCCGGAATTATGGAAAAAAATAGCTGATTTGGGTTGGCTTGGAGTTGTCTTCCCTGAAGAATATGGTGGAAGCAATGGCTCTTTTATGGATTTAGTTATTCTACTCGAGATGATGGGATATAATATTTTACCTGGACCATTCTTCTCTACAGTGATTCTAGCAGGTCTTCCCATTTTAAACGCAGGAAACGATGATCAGAAAAAACAATATTTGTCCAAGATTTCAAGTGGTGAAGCGATCTTGACTTTGGCTTTAACTGAGCCAAGCATTTCTTACGAAGCCTCTTCTATATCTACAAAAGCAACTGCAAAAGATGGACAATACATAATAAATGGCACAAAGCTCTTTGTACCAGATGCTAATGTAGCTGACTATATATTATGCGTGGCCAGGACAAAGGAAACATCAAATCCTGAGGAAGGAATTAGCATTTTTATAGTTGATGCAAAGAGTCTAGGAATTAAGTGTACCCTGCTAAAAACGCTGGCACATGATAAGCAGAATGAAATCATATTTAAAGATGTAACCGTACCCAAAGAGAACATCCTTGGGGGGTTAGATCAGGGATGGCCAATTATTAAGGATCTCTTAGAGAAGGCTGCGGTCGCCAAGTGTGCTGAGATGGTTGGAGGCACACAGGCGGCTCTGGAAATGAGTGTTCAATATGCTAACGAACGGACGCAATTCGGAAGACCAATTGGCACTTTCCAGGCTATTCAGCACTATTGCGCCAATATGCTGATTGATGTTGATGGCTCTCGGTATATTACTTATGAGGCTGCATGGAAAATTTCAGAAAACCTACCTGCCACAAAGGAGACTTCAATGGCTAAAGCTTGGGTAAGCGATGCCTCCCAACGAGTAACGATGTTGGGGCATCAGATCCATGGGGCTATGGGATTCACCATGGAGCATGATATGCATCTGTATTATAGAAGAGCAAAGGCGGCTGCGCAGGCTTTCAATGATAGCGATTATCATCGCGAGATTGTAGCAAGGGAGATAGGTCTTTAG
- the accC gene encoding acetyl-CoA carboxylase biotin carboxylase subunit translates to MNNKSKFSKILIANRGEIALRVIRACKELGIECVAVYSEADVNSLHVRQAHEKVCIGPPISSQSYLNIEAIIKAAKDTGAEAVHPGYGYLAESEQFALKCNEEGLVFIGPTPNNLRMAGDKITAKKVISEAGVPIIPSSPGGINTEEEALEICSKIGYPVMIKASGGGGGRGIRICENEEMLLEEFSIAKMEARASFGNEEVYIEKCIVEPRHIEFQILADGYSNIIHLGERECTIQRRYQKLIEESPSPGITPELRRSMGEAAIAAARAVDYLNAGTVEFLLDRDGNFYFMEINARIQVEHPVTELITGIDLVKEQIGISSGKRLDYSYEDLICRGWAIECRINAEDPDRNFIPSPGRVEEYSPPGGFGIRLDTYLYQGFELPVYYDSLIAKLISFSSTREDAIAVMKRALGEFHIAPLKTTIPLYLQIMDDPLFREGRFSTDFIKRFVPDEDDDDDDE, encoded by the coding sequence ATGAATAATAAATCTAAGTTTTCGAAAATATTGATTGCTAACAGGGGCGAGATCGCGCTTCGAGTCATTAGGGCATGTAAAGAGTTGGGAATCGAGTGTGTGGCAGTCTATTCTGAGGCTGATGTTAATTCCTTACATGTTAGGCAAGCTCATGAAAAAGTATGTATTGGCCCTCCCATTAGTTCTCAAAGCTATCTTAATATTGAGGCTATTATTAAGGCTGCTAAGGATACTGGGGCTGAGGCTGTACATCCAGGTTATGGATATTTAGCGGAGAGTGAGCAGTTTGCTTTGAAATGTAATGAAGAGGGATTAGTCTTTATTGGCCCAACCCCTAACAATCTACGAATGGCTGGTGACAAGATTACTGCCAAGAAGGTCATTAGCGAGGCCGGTGTGCCGATAATTCCCAGCAGTCCAGGTGGAATTAATACGGAAGAGGAAGCATTAGAGATATGCAGTAAGATCGGTTATCCTGTTATGATTAAGGCTTCAGGGGGTGGGGGTGGCAGAGGCATAAGGATCTGTGAGAATGAAGAGATGCTTCTTGAGGAATTCTCCATAGCCAAAATGGAGGCTAGGGCATCCTTTGGCAATGAAGAGGTCTATATTGAAAAGTGTATAGTGGAACCAAGACATATTGAATTTCAGATACTTGCGGATGGATACTCTAATATTATCCATCTTGGCGAGCGGGAGTGCACTATCCAAAGGAGATACCAGAAGCTTATAGAAGAATCGCCATCCCCTGGAATTACACCCGAGTTGAGGAGGTCAATGGGTGAGGCGGCTATTGCTGCTGCCAGAGCCGTTGATTACCTAAATGCTGGTACGGTTGAATTTCTCCTTGATAGGGATGGGAACTTCTATTTCATGGAGATCAATGCCAGGATTCAGGTTGAACATCCTGTAACAGAACTCATAACTGGAATAGACCTTGTTAAGGAGCAGATCGGCATATCATCAGGGAAGAGACTGGATTACTCTTATGAGGATTTGATATGCAGGGGGTGGGCAATAGAGTGCCGTATAAATGCTGAGGATCCTGATAGAAATTTTATTCCATCCCCAGGCAGGGTGGAGGAGTATTCCCCCCCAGGCGGATTTGGTATAAGGCTTGATACATATCTTTATCAGGGATTTGAATTGCCTGTGTATTACGATTCCTTGATAGCCAAACTCATTTCATTCAGTAGCACGAGGGAGGATGCAATCGCTGTCATGAAGAGAGCGCTTGGGGAGTTTCATATAGCCCCCCTTAAGACAACAATCCCTTTATATCTACAAATCATGGATGATCCACTTTTCCGTGAGGGAAGGTTTAGCACTGATTTTATCAAGAGGTTTGTGCCGGATGAAGATGATGACGATGATGATGAATGA
- a CDS encoding biotin/lipoyl-containing protein yields MSGSNNKIEVKAPMSGVFYRKPAPDKAPYVEVGDEVKKKQVLALLETMKVFQKIKSPIDGKIVEILAENEATLKDEAVMFIIETS; encoded by the coding sequence ATGAGTGGATCAAATAATAAAATAGAAGTGAAAGCGCCAATGTCAGGTGTATTTTATAGAAAACCGGCTCCTGATAAAGCTCCATATGTTGAGGTTGGAGATGAGGTGAAGAAGAAGCAGGTGTTGGCGCTCCTTGAAACGATGAAGGTTTTTCAAAAAATAAAATCACCCATTGATGGTAAAATAGTAGAGATTTTAGCTGAAAATGAGGCGACCCTGAAGGATGAAGCTGTCATGTTTATAATTGAAACTAGTTAG
- a CDS encoding 3-keto-5-aminohexanoate cleavage protein — protein sequence MSSLWIKDNQNYERGCMITCALSGVAANRAQCPSIPYTPEEYAAEAKRAYDAGAAVVHIHARKPDGAPSYDVEDYRNIYQAITDACPIITNFSTGAIGISTEQKTAPIKEIRPSIGALNMGSMNYAKYSPTKKKFVFEAVFSNPFSEIIEIVKTMNDSNVKPEMECFDAGHIGNIYPLINLDLLTPPYQVSLIMGVLGGIPPTVENLVHQVELLPPQSDWEVIGISHDQWRMVAAAISIGGNIRVGLEDHFYISSDRMANSNGELVEKAARMVRDQGREVATVKECRERLKLVN from the coding sequence ATGTCATCATTATGGATAAAAGATAATCAAAACTATGAAAGGGGCTGCATGATTACATGTGCCCTCTCTGGTGTTGCTGCTAACAGGGCTCAATGCCCTAGTATTCCATACACACCAGAGGAATATGCAGCGGAGGCCAAGCGTGCATATGATGCGGGTGCCGCTGTAGTTCATATACATGCTCGAAAACCGGATGGCGCCCCCAGCTATGACGTAGAAGATTATCGAAACATTTATCAGGCTATAACTGATGCCTGTCCCATTATTACCAACTTTTCCACAGGGGCTATAGGAATATCCACCGAACAGAAGACAGCCCCGATTAAGGAGATTAGACCATCCATTGGCGCCCTTAATATGGGATCGATGAACTATGCAAAGTATAGTCCTACCAAAAAGAAATTCGTTTTTGAAGCAGTTTTTAGCAATCCATTCTCCGAGATAATCGAAATAGTCAAAACCATGAATGATAGCAACGTCAAGCCTGAGATGGAATGCTTTGACGCAGGACATATAGGCAACATATATCCACTTATCAATCTTGATTTGCTAACCCCACCCTATCAGGTTAGTCTTATTATGGGAGTTTTGGGAGGCATTCCCCCAACGGTTGAAAATCTTGTTCATCAAGTGGAGTTGCTACCACCACAGAGCGATTGGGAGGTAATTGGGATAAGTCATGACCAATGGAGGATGGTCGCAGCGGCTATTTCTATAGGTGGGAATATACGGGTTGGTCTGGAGGATCATTTTTATATCTCCAGCGACAGAATGGCAAATTCAAATGGCGAACTTGTAGAAAAAGCAGCCCGCATGGTGAGGGATCAGGGAAGAGAGGTAGCAACGGTTAAGGAATGCAGAGAGCGACTCAAGCTTGTGAATTAA
- a CDS encoding AMP-binding protein, with the protein MDDKLNTNLMRRVCIGDMIRKRVINEPQKEVIVFSYKGKIIRRLTIEELNREANRFANAIMELGVKKGDRVAIFSHNCVQYVDLLIALSKMGGWITPINFALKSREILPIVNHSETVMLVVEDELADTIMEVVGEMHSVKHKVMINLSGNRSIPEGWLDFDELCSEKYSDDEPMVEINDNDVLTLMYTSGTEAMPKGVLNSHLNWFSSIMNFCMDFGRWSPPEGIQLGAIPLFHVAGHLAIFLTLVQGDKFVLLYTPDPSEVMQIIKSEKINSIGLPPTVFVNMLNMPDGEKLMKELFGTVRSCTIFGSPIPEATMRRIMEILPEVYWQNYYGQSELTPLGTTLKSPDLLRKFGEAEERFDGAEPIGQSHAVVEMRVVDDDDNEVPPGTVGEMVVRSPTTMLGYYKEEEKTRETFRGGWHHTGDLAIMDEERYYYFVDRKKDIIKTGAENVSSIEVENWVAKHPKVAECTAVGLIHERWGEAVTIFVSPKPGDSLSEDEIIQHCKQGLAGYKVPKKVVVLDELPKNPSGKILKKNLRKEYSGIYNRS; encoded by the coding sequence ATGGATGATAAATTAAATACAAATTTAATGAGAAGGGTATGCATAGGGGATATGATAAGAAAACGCGTGATTAATGAACCCCAGAAGGAAGTGATCGTCTTCAGCTATAAGGGCAAGATTATAAGGCGACTTACAATTGAGGAGTTAAACAGGGAGGCTAACCGGTTTGCTAATGCAATAATGGAACTCGGTGTAAAAAAGGGGGATCGTGTGGCGATTTTTTCCCACAATTGCGTTCAATATGTTGATTTATTAATTGCGCTTTCGAAGATGGGGGGATGGATAACACCAATAAACTTTGCTCTCAAGAGTAGAGAAATTTTACCCATAGTGAACCATTCAGAGACAGTGATGTTGGTCGTTGAAGATGAATTGGCTGACACCATAATGGAAGTAGTGGGGGAAATGCATAGCGTTAAGCATAAGGTTATGATCAACCTAAGCGGTAATAGATCAATCCCTGAGGGATGGCTCGATTTTGATGAATTATGCTCGGAGAAATATTCGGATGATGAGCCAATGGTTGAGATAAACGATAACGATGTTTTGACCTTGATGTACACAAGCGGTACTGAGGCAATGCCCAAGGGCGTATTAAATTCTCACCTCAACTGGTTCTCGTCAATTATGAATTTCTGTATGGACTTTGGTCGTTGGAGTCCGCCGGAAGGAATTCAATTAGGAGCGATCCCCCTATTCCATGTGGCAGGTCATTTGGCTATCTTTTTGACCCTTGTGCAGGGTGATAAATTTGTACTTTTATATACACCAGATCCAAGTGAGGTTATGCAAATAATAAAAAGCGAGAAGATCAATTCAATTGGCCTGCCGCCAACAGTCTTTGTAAATATGCTTAATATGCCGGATGGAGAGAAACTGATGAAGGAGCTATTTGGCACTGTCCGATCATGTACCATCTTCGGCAGCCCCATACCAGAGGCAACCATGCGAAGGATAATGGAGATATTGCCTGAGGTATATTGGCAGAATTATTATGGACAATCAGAGCTAACCCCGCTTGGAACAACACTAAAATCCCCTGATTTACTAAGGAAGTTTGGGGAAGCGGAGGAGAGGTTTGATGGAGCAGAACCAATTGGACAGTCTCATGCTGTGGTAGAGATGAGGGTTGTAGATGATGATGATAATGAAGTGCCTCCAGGAACTGTTGGAGAGATGGTTGTGAGATCCCCCACTACTATGCTTGGGTATTATAAGGAAGAGGAAAAGACGAGAGAGACATTTAGAGGGGGGTGGCATCACACTGGAGATCTTGCTATAATGGATGAGGAGCGTTATTACTATTTTGTTGATAGGAAAAAGGATATCATTAAGACAGGCGCGGAGAATGTGTCATCAATTGAGGTGGAAAACTGGGTAGCCAAGCACCCGAAGGTGGCTGAATGTACGGCGGTTGGCCTTATTCACGAGAGATGGGGTGAAGCTGTTACTATTTTTGTCTCTCCTAAACCAGGAGATAGCTTAAGTGAGGATGAAATCATACAGCATTGTAAGCAGGGGCTTGCAGGATATAAGGTTCCCAAGAAGGTAGTTGTGTTGGATGAACTCCCCAAAAATCCAAGTGGAAAGATTTTAAAGAAGAATCTGAGGAAGGAATATAGTGGTATATATAATCGATCTTGA
- a CDS encoding carboxyl transferase domain-containing protein: MGKRMDEAIQRLKEIHDKNLLGGGQKHIDRQHSRGKMTARERIECFVDPNTFVELGASVQTTGWRIDGRKTDAPCDGAVIGTAKVNGQEIALYSSDFTVLGGSIASQHGMKCVQTLNLAVKWGIPMIWLMDSSGARLGYQDVPGAGLDWYFALISRYSGRIPQINVLMGPCIAGQAYAPVLCDFLLMSRVSANLWLGGPRMTAAATSETIDTYVGSADYHMEFSGTCDVVGATDEETIQKARKLLSYLPPNYTEKPPYIKPSDDPEREVNQLIDIVPDEYDISYDMHDVIKELVDNGDYFEIKDNYAKNLITCFCRFNGEVVGLVASNPKEPGSIMEIDSCDKYYRFLQVLDAYNIPMVTLIDTPPNVPGEEQEAKGLLRHIGKVIDLYATSTIPKISVIIRESYGDAGGMLLGSVKGMGSDICYSWPIAQLAIQASHLDLHQVYGKGIEEDAYEGYLNRSREKLDVFEVAKSWTAQMIDEVIEPKDTRKIIIGALAFTRLKKEEFLPKAKLHGTAPS; this comes from the coding sequence ATGGGAAAAAGAATGGATGAAGCTATTCAAAGGCTAAAGGAGATACATGACAAAAACCTCTTGGGAGGTGGTCAAAAACATATAGATAGACAGCATAGCAGGGGAAAGATGACAGCAAGGGAGAGGATAGAATGCTTTGTAGATCCAAATACTTTTGTTGAGCTTGGCGCGAGTGTCCAAACCACTGGATGGAGAATAGATGGCAGAAAGACCGATGCCCCTTGTGATGGGGCTGTCATTGGCACTGCCAAAGTAAATGGTCAGGAGATAGCACTCTACTCCAGCGATTTTACAGTATTAGGCGGATCTATTGCCAGTCAACATGGGATGAAGTGCGTTCAGACGCTCAACCTAGCCGTAAAATGGGGAATCCCAATGATATGGTTGATGGATTCTTCTGGGGCGCGTTTGGGTTATCAAGATGTGCCTGGAGCTGGGTTGGATTGGTATTTTGCACTCATATCACGATACTCTGGCCGAATCCCTCAGATCAATGTACTCATGGGTCCATGCATCGCGGGACAGGCTTATGCTCCAGTACTTTGCGACTTTTTATTAATGAGTAGGGTATCAGCAAATTTATGGTTGGGTGGGCCTAGGATGACAGCAGCAGCCACTTCAGAAACCATTGATACATATGTAGGCAGCGCTGATTATCACATGGAATTCAGTGGAACATGCGATGTTGTTGGCGCTACAGATGAAGAGACAATACAGAAGGCGCGTAAGCTCCTAAGCTATTTACCACCTAACTATACTGAAAAGCCGCCCTACATTAAGCCATCTGATGATCCTGAACGTGAAGTAAATCAGTTGATCGATATTGTCCCAGATGAATATGATATTTCCTATGACATGCATGATGTGATTAAGGAACTTGTTGATAACGGTGACTACTTTGAGATAAAGGATAATTATGCTAAGAATCTTATCACCTGTTTCTGTAGATTCAATGGAGAGGTTGTTGGATTAGTTGCCAGCAATCCAAAGGAGCCTGGTAGTATTATGGAGATAGACTCATGCGATAAATACTACCGATTTCTTCAAGTGCTCGATGCATACAATATACCTATGGTTACTCTTATTGATACACCACCAAATGTTCCGGGAGAGGAACAGGAGGCAAAGGGATTATTGAGGCACATCGGCAAGGTTATAGATCTTTATGCAACCTCCACGATTCCCAAAATAAGCGTCATTATCAGGGAGTCCTATGGCGATGCAGGGGGTATGCTTTTAGGGAGCGTTAAGGGGATGGGATCGGATATATGCTATTCCTGGCCCATAGCACAACTCGCTATACAGGCATCTCACCTTGATCTTCATCAGGTATATGGCAAGGGTATTGAGGAGGACGCCTATGAGGGCTACTTAAACAGATCAAGGGAGAAACTGGATGTCTTTGAAGTTGCAAAGAGCTGGACAGCACAGATGATAGATGAAGTGATTGAACCAAAGGACACTAGGAAAATAATCATTGGAGCACTGGCTTTTACCAGACTAAAGAAAGAAGAATTTCTCCCAAAAGCGAAACTACATGGTACTGCGCCTTCATAG
- a CDS encoding dienelactone hydrolase family protein codes for MPEESVEFTVDDIVLEGVLHHPHGGGPSPGVVMCHPHPQYGGNMFNCVVVEVCRALANESVAAFRFNFRGVGGSQGSYSDGIGEQGDVKGAITFLSSLDGVESSRIGLAGYSFGSMVAFPVSQRDERVKALFLISPIIDPSALEELQSYNKPMHLLFGEEDQFINPPSSQAEMEGIEIIPGADHFWWGFEEQIATKASAFFSKSLR; via the coding sequence ATGCCTGAGGAATCTGTCGAATTTACTGTTGATGATATTGTTTTAGAGGGTGTATTACATCATCCTCATGGAGGTGGTCCTTCCCCTGGTGTTGTTATGTGTCATCCCCATCCTCAATATGGCGGGAATATGTTCAACTGCGTTGTAGTTGAAGTCTGTCGTGCCCTAGCCAATGAGTCAGTTGCCGCCTTTAGGTTTAATTTCCGAGGTGTGGGCGGAAGCCAGGGAAGTTATTCTGATGGAATTGGGGAGCAGGGGGATGTTAAGGGTGCCATTACCTTTTTGTCCTCGTTAGATGGGGTTGAATCATCGAGAATTGGATTGGCAGGTTATTCCTTCGGGAGCATGGTGGCTTTTCCTGTCTCACAGCGTGATGAGAGGGTAAAGGCTCTGTTCCTTATTTCTCCTATCATCGATCCATCTGCGTTGGAGGAATTACAGAGTTATAATAAACCAATGCATCTCCTTTTTGGAGAGGAAGATCAGTTTATTAACCCTCCTTCATCACAAGCAGAAATGGAGGGAATTGAGATCATACCAGGTGCTGATCATTTCTGGTGGGGATTTGAGGAACAGATCGCTACTAAGGCATCAGCGTTTTTTTCTAAGTCATTGCGATGA
- a CDS encoding acyl-CoA dehydrogenase family protein has product MDFRFTKEEEEFRQEVRDWLKKEIPKRWHELHPVSTMCTAMWQETEESWPISREFQRKLGSKGWLAPSYPKQYGGSEMSHMKRLILAEELSYNNAPVGVETEIAVNWVGPDILLFGTEEQKEKYVKGVALGEKIICLGYSEPNAGSDLASIQTKAEEDGDEYVINGSKIWTSYAHHADYCWLVARTDPNAPKKYQGVSMFIIDMKTPGITVRPLVNIVNFHSFNEVFFDNVRATKDCLVGEKNKGFYELMIALDYERSSVGTAASLQRILEGLIRYAKEMGRDKDPIIRQKLGEFAIEVEVSRMMCYRIAWMFSKGLHPNYESSMSMIFMSDLARRVADLGRDIQGLYAQLALDSKWTIDNASIERLILGSLSIGVGGGTNEIQRNIIAQRGLGLPRK; this is encoded by the coding sequence ATGGATTTTAGGTTTACTAAAGAGGAGGAAGAATTTCGTCAAGAGGTTCGCGACTGGCTAAAGAAGGAGATACCCAAAAGATGGCATGAACTTCACCCTGTTAGCACAATGTGCACTGCCATGTGGCAGGAGACTGAAGAGTCCTGGCCAATATCTCGAGAATTTCAGAGGAAGTTGGGCAGCAAGGGTTGGTTAGCTCCGTCCTACCCCAAGCAGTATGGGGGGTCAGAGATGAGTCACATGAAACGCCTCATCCTTGCGGAGGAGTTGTCATATAACAATGCGCCGGTAGGCGTAGAGACAGAGATCGCTGTCAATTGGGTAGGTCCTGATATTCTATTATTCGGTACTGAAGAGCAGAAGGAGAAGTATGTAAAGGGTGTGGCCTTGGGAGAGAAAATAATATGTCTCGGTTATAGCGAACCGAATGCGGGTTCAGATCTTGCGTCAATACAGACTAAGGCTGAAGAGGATGGAGATGAGTACGTGATAAATGGCAGCAAGATTTGGACAAGTTATGCTCATCATGCTGATTATTGTTGGCTTGTTGCCAGAACAGATCCCAATGCACCTAAAAAATATCAGGGCGTCAGCATGTTTATAATTGATATGAAGACTCCAGGTATCACTGTGCGCCCTTTGGTAAATATTGTTAATTTTCATTCTTTCAATGAGGTTTTCTTCGATAATGTACGCGCAACTAAGGATTGCCTGGTTGGCGAGAAAAATAAAGGATTTTACGAGTTGATGATCGCCTTGGATTATGAACGCTCTTCAGTAGGAACCGCTGCTAGCCTTCAGAGAATCCTTGAGGGACTTATTAGATATGCCAAGGAGATGGGGCGTGACAAGGATCCTATAATTCGACAAAAGTTAGGAGAGTTTGCAATTGAGGTTGAGGTCAGCCGCATGATGTGCTACAGGATTGCATGGATGTTCAGCAAGGGCCTTCATCCAAACTATGAATCCTCAATGTCAATGATATTTATGAGTGATTTAGCAAGGCGTGTAGCAGATCTTGGAAGGGATATTCAAGGGCTTTATGCTCAGTTAGCATTAGATTCGAAGTGGACCATTGATAATGCAAGCATTGAAAGATTGATTTTAGGATCCCTTTCCATAGGTGTTGGTGGCGGCACAAATGAGATTCAGCGTAACATTATAGCACAACGAGGATTAGGCTTGCCGAGAAAGTAA
- a CDS encoding enoyl-CoA hydratase-related protein, translating into MSQDDLLYNIKDRVAYLTINREEKRNAINENVMDLIIESLERAEKDNDVRVVCLTGFGEKAFCSGGDLGGGGSGSPEDAQRGQKKFAHMLKKMDKFPKPIVGRINGYCMAGGLGLMLSCDIAIAHEDVKFGTPEVNVGLFPMMIGALILRDVGRKKAMQMVLTGERIIASEAEKIGLISEAVPKDKFDERVDEVLQGLSKKSPIIIKLGKEAFNQVSSMGFDDAVDLLCDALGKVIATDDAKEGVIAFLEKREPNFTGK; encoded by the coding sequence ATGAGTCAGGATGATCTTCTTTATAATATCAAGGACCGTGTAGCCTATCTTACTATTAACCGAGAAGAAAAGAGAAATGCTATTAACGAAAATGTAATGGATTTAATCATTGAAAGCCTTGAGCGAGCTGAGAAGGATAATGATGTAAGGGTTGTATGCTTAACCGGTTTCGGTGAAAAAGCATTCTGTTCAGGCGGTGATCTTGGAGGTGGAGGTTCAGGATCGCCAGAGGATGCACAGAGAGGCCAGAAAAAATTTGCCCATATGCTAAAAAAAATGGATAAATTTCCCAAACCTATAGTAGGAAGGATCAATGGATACTGCATGGCTGGCGGGCTTGGTCTTATGCTATCATGCGACATAGCAATAGCTCATGAGGATGTTAAATTCGGAACGCCAGAGGTCAATGTTGGGCTATTTCCAATGATGATCGGCGCATTGATTTTAAGGGATGTAGGGCGTAAAAAGGCAATGCAAATGGTATTAACTGGCGAGAGAATAATTGCATCAGAAGCGGAAAAGATTGGCCTTATTTCTGAAGCTGTTCCAAAGGATAAATTTGATGAAAGGGTTGATGAGGTATTGCAGGGCTTGTCAAAGAAGAGTCCAATAATCATAAAGCTTGGCAAAGAGGCCTTTAATCAGGTATCTTCTATGGGATTCGATGATGCAGTTGATCTTCTCTGCGATGCATTAGGCAAGGTAATAGCTACTGATGATGCAAAAGAAGGGGTAATCGCATTTTTAGAAAAGAGAGAACCCAATTTTACTGGAAAATAA
- a CDS encoding acyl-CoA dehydrogenase family protein: MDYRFTAKEEAWWQEVEDFIKAELPDGWVDECLTWPGGYGILPMFEEEYISFCQQFWKKLGKKGWLSMSWPKWNTEKRTHIEQAIFSYIMSYYRAPAGNVATGIGGATIDLFGSDELRNEWLPKIASGDISFWLAYSEPNSGSDLASLQTKAVEDGDDIIINGSKIWSSGAHVSDCAWMVVRTDSNVEKKYQGITFIIVPNDLPGITIRPIVNICDIHSFNEVFFDNVRVPKNNIVGEMNQGWYYLMVALGYERLAVPMGGFKRNFEELVQYTKQTERNSKPLSEDTLVRSKLADIAIKIEIVNKFYWQVAWQSDKGISADTDASILKLISTEVSRDLAFAAMDIMGPYGQLSTDSKWTALRGRIQLGYLDCISAIVGAGTSEIQRNIIAMRGLGLTRK; the protein is encoded by the coding sequence ATGGATTATAGGTTTACAGCTAAGGAAGAGGCCTGGTGGCAGGAGGTTGAAGATTTTATAAAGGCAGAACTTCCCGATGGATGGGTAGATGAATGTCTAACTTGGCCAGGGGGATATGGGATATTGCCTATGTTTGAAGAGGAATATATCTCATTCTGTCAACAGTTCTGGAAAAAATTAGGGAAGAAGGGATGGCTCAGTATGAGTTGGCCCAAGTGGAATACTGAAAAACGCACTCATATTGAGCAGGCTATTTTTAGTTATATAATGAGTTATTACAGGGCTCCTGCTGGCAATGTGGCTACTGGCATCGGAGGCGCCACTATCGATCTATTTGGCAGTGATGAGCTTAGGAATGAATGGTTGCCTAAAATTGCAAGTGGAGATATAAGCTTTTGGTTGGCATATAGTGAACCCAATTCAGGTTCCGACTTGGCATCTCTTCAGACAAAGGCGGTCGAGGATGGCGATGACATAATTATTAACGGCAGCAAGATATGGAGCAGCGGCGCTCATGTTTCAGATTGTGCTTGGATGGTTGTTCGGACTGATTCCAATGTTGAGAAAAAATATCAAGGAATAACCTTTATCATTGTACCCAATGACTTACCAGGTATCACCATTCGTCCTATTGTAAATATTTGTGATATTCATTCCTTTAATGAAGTTTTCTTTGATAATGTGCGTGTTCCGAAAAATAATATAGTGGGTGAAATGAACCAGGGATGGTATTATTTAATGGTTGCTTTGGGATACGAAAGACTTGCTGTACCCATGGGCGGATTTAAGAGAAATTTTGAGGAATTGGTTCAGTACACGAAACAAACCGAACGCAATTCAAAGCCATTAAGTGAAGATACTCTAGTTCGAAGCAAGCTAGCGGATATCGCGATTAAAATTGAGATAGTAAACAAATTCTATTGGCAGGTAGCTTGGCAGAGTGATAAAGGCATCAGTGCTGATACTGATGCATCAATTTTAAAATTAATTTCTACTGAGGTTAGTCGTGATCTCGCCTTTGCCGCAATGGACATTATGGGTCCATATGGTCAATTATCAACAGATTCCAAGTGGACAGCGTTAAGGGGAAGGATACAACTTGGCTATCTCGACTGTATATCTGCTATTGTAGGCGCTGGCACATCTGAAATCCAGCGTAATATTATCGCTATGAGGGGTTTAGGATTAACTCGCAAATAA